Proteins co-encoded in one Candidatus Korarchaeum sp. genomic window:
- the endA gene encoding tRNA-intron lyase produces the protein MVKVRGVLRDGFVYIEGDFDKLYRQGYGEIVGGSLQIHPLEASYLVWDQKMEVFDEKGKNISLENLLTIMISDPATFLKYIVYSDLRRKNRLVVYERATEFLRLYPRGASIGEKASKQLILPLSEDQPISHSQILASLEKVMRLRKELILAVVDDEMNVTYYEIEKFSPKPRESNLKDIPEKSGVLIGDRVLIFEDPSGLYSKGFWGHPIGIEKPEPFRDYEQPLQLPLIEALYLASKGKLKVRDPRGNIIGIEELRRVFSGVRDNAEVKEKVFSYWRDLGYIPKAGSKYGVDYMIYERGPGLEHAPYLCIASDIEGKIRPIDLIRAGRLATSVRKELIVSLVSGEEVLSYKLRWFKP, from the coding sequence ATGGTGAAAGTTAGGGGAGTCCTCAGGGACGGGTTCGTCTACATCGAGGGGGATTTCGATAAGCTGTACAGACAGGGTTATGGGGAGATAGTGGGTGGCTCCCTCCAGATACACCCTCTAGAAGCATCTTACTTAGTTTGGGATCAGAAAATGGAAGTTTTTGATGAAAAGGGGAAAAATATTAGCCTTGAAAATTTACTCACTATAATGATATCTGACCCAGCAACGTTCCTTAAGTATATAGTCTATAGCGATCTCAGAAGGAAGAATAGGCTAGTCGTCTACGAGAGAGCTACGGAATTCCTGAGGCTCTACCCGAGGGGGGCATCCATAGGGGAGAAAGCTTCAAAACAATTGATCCTTCCTCTATCAGAAGATCAGCCTATATCACATAGTCAGATACTGGCCTCTCTCGAGAAAGTTATGAGGCTCAGGAAGGAGCTCATATTAGCTGTTGTGGATGATGAGATGAACGTCACATATTACGAGATAGAGAAGTTCTCTCCTAAGCCAAGGGAGAGCAACCTTAAGGATATCCCAGAGAAATCCGGTGTTCTTATAGGTGATAGAGTATTGATCTTTGAGGATCCATCTGGACTTTACTCTAAGGGTTTCTGGGGACATCCCATAGGTATCGAGAAACCGGAGCCTTTCAGAGATTACGAGCAACCGCTCCAGTTACCCCTGATAGAGGCCCTCTACTTAGCCTCCAAGGGGAAGCTAAAAGTCAGAGATCCGAGAGGAAATATTATCGGGATAGAAGAATTGAGGAGGGTCTTCTCTGGAGTTAGGGATAATGCTGAGGTGAAGGAAAAGGTATTCTCCTACTGGAGGGATCTAGGGTATATCCCGAAGGCTGGCTCGAAGTACGGGGTCGATTACATGATATACGAGAGGGGGCCCGGCCTCGAGCACGCACCTTACCTCTGTATCGCTAGCGATATAGAGGGGAAGATAAGGCCCATAGATCTAATAAGGGCTGGAAGGCTTGCTACCTCAGTCAGGAAGGAACTGATAGTATCCTTAGTCTCTGGAGAAGAAGTACTGAGCTACAAATTGAGGTGGTTCAAGCCATGA
- a CDS encoding Gfo/Idh/MocA family oxidoreductase, translating into MEVRVGVVGCGWFGSAHARVYRAIGDAKLVAVADKDENAARRLAEYYHVNHYTSVEEMVRKESLDAVSVVVTPQYLFEVTKEALELGVSVLTEKPVVTSRDELSILSSLVKRGGIFMPGFIELFNPAVVKLKELLEEEVIGKISSISSKRAGRLPKKILGWKIGVTLDLGIHEVYVHRYLMEDDPLASLSYTARLLNDGEGEDLAILISSYPNGVVAIIEANWLTTAGIRNMTITGEGGSISLDYADQFIRVEKGDHSLIPRFRKEEPLYKELSHFIESIKGGKDPIIGFEFAESVLNTIFNAMERRITPK; encoded by the coding sequence TTGGAAGTCAGGGTCGGGGTAGTTGGATGCGGTTGGTTCGGCTCCGCTCATGCTAGGGTTTACAGAGCTATAGGAGATGCTAAACTAGTTGCTGTAGCTGATAAAGATGAGAACGCTGCGAGGAGGCTCGCGGAATATTATCACGTGAATCATTACACATCAGTAGAGGAGATGGTAAGGAAGGAATCCCTGGATGCGGTTAGTGTAGTAGTGACCCCGCAGTATCTCTTCGAGGTCACTAAAGAGGCCCTAGAGCTCGGAGTTTCCGTCCTGACGGAAAAGCCCGTCGTGACCAGTAGGGATGAACTCTCGATCCTCTCTTCTCTCGTTAAGAGAGGAGGAATCTTCATGCCGGGCTTCATAGAGCTCTTCAATCCAGCTGTAGTGAAGCTCAAGGAACTCCTGGAGGAGGAGGTCATAGGTAAGATCTCCTCAATTTCCTCTAAGAGAGCTGGTAGACTCCCTAAGAAGATCCTAGGATGGAAGATAGGGGTCACTTTGGATCTAGGGATTCACGAAGTTTACGTCCACCGCTACCTCATGGAGGATGACCCTCTAGCTTCCTTATCCTACACCGCTAGACTCCTAAACGATGGAGAGGGTGAGGATTTAGCTATACTGATCTCATCATATCCTAATGGCGTTGTAGCCATAATAGAAGCTAATTGGTTGACGACAGCTGGGATAAGGAATATGACGATCACTGGGGAGGGTGGTAGTATATCCCTAGATTACGCGGATCAGTTCATAAGGGTGGAGAAGGGGGATCACTCCCTGATCCCCAGATTTAGGAAGGAGGAACCCCTATACAAGGAGCTCTCGCACTTCATAGAGAGTATTAAGGGAGGGAAGGATCCAATTATAGGGTTTGAGTTCGCTGAGAGTGTCCTTAATACTATCTTCAATGCGATGGAGAGGAGGATAACTCCAAAGTGA
- a CDS encoding geranylgeranylglycerol-phosphate geranylgeranyltransferase: MGKLRAYVELSRPKNALMSILGALTGWMNSSSIYDERLILTCLVPPLVLMAGNAINDYYDAEIDAINKPYRPIPSGRISKIEALNIYIIFSLLGVALSALLGLLEFLIAAAFSLSWYIYARWLKRTGIPGNALVSLGVAFTLVFGSLAAGNLTNKVMIFSSIAFTSNLIREFVKAVEDLPGDKAYGVKTIAVRIGVERTGVLVSLLSLVVVVLTIIPVTLRLTGIIYLSLSVIISLSILMVASALCLKGKLGERARDVSNLIKASMFLGLLGMLLDPI; the protein is encoded by the coding sequence ATGGGGAAGTTGAGGGCTTATGTAGAGCTATCCAGACCTAAAAATGCGTTGATGTCGATACTAGGGGCCCTGACGGGATGGATGAACTCGTCATCTATTTATGATGAGAGGCTCATCTTGACTTGCCTCGTGCCCCCCCTCGTCTTGATGGCCGGGAATGCGATAAACGATTATTATGATGCTGAGATAGATGCGATAAATAAGCCTTATAGACCTATACCCTCCGGTAGGATCTCTAAAATAGAAGCCCTCAATATCTATATAATTTTCTCATTACTTGGGGTGGCTTTAAGCGCACTCCTGGGGCTCCTCGAGTTCTTAATAGCTGCGGCCTTCTCCCTATCCTGGTATATCTATGCTAGGTGGTTGAAGAGGACAGGGATCCCCGGGAACGCTCTAGTCAGTCTTGGTGTCGCGTTCACCCTCGTGTTCGGTTCATTAGCTGCTGGTAATCTGACTAATAAGGTGATGATCTTCTCCTCCATAGCATTCACATCGAACCTCATCAGGGAATTCGTGAAAGCAGTTGAAGACCTGCCTGGAGATAAGGCTTATGGCGTTAAGACGATAGCCGTTAGAATTGGGGTTGAGAGGACCGGTGTCCTCGTATCTTTACTATCCTTAGTGGTCGTAGTGCTCACAATAATCCCAGTCACCTTAAGATTAACGGGCATAATCTATCTCTCGCTCTCAGTCATCATATCCCTGTCAATACTGATGGTAGCATCCGCTCTATGCCTAAAAGGGAAATTGGGGGAGAGAGCTAGAGATGTTAGCAATTTGATAAAGGCATCGATGTTCCTAGGTCTCCTAGGGATGCTTCTGGATCCTATCTAG
- a CDS encoding CBS domain-containing protein translates to MPRKVSEIIIRDIISIDKGDTVERAIDLMERNKINHLIVTSGGKLVGVLSVRDIMDGLGSSRFERIPARRIYISALMSEPPITIEQDADISDAAKIMLDKRIGLLPVLNNGELIGLVSESDIIRHMELRGDISSLIKREHPRIMPNERIVHARAIMLERGARILPVVDSGKLVGLVTEMALAKAFFEVRDRIEGTYMDDVARRVIVEDIMLESPPKLSNDLRNVKDAFLSSGLPALPVVDSNEKVLGVIERKSLLRLL, encoded by the coding sequence ATGCCGCGTAAAGTTAGTGAGATAATCATCAGGGATATCATCTCCATAGATAAGGGCGATACCGTTGAGAGGGCCATCGACCTCATGGAGAGGAATAAGATAAACCACTTGATCGTGACATCAGGAGGTAAGCTAGTCGGAGTTCTGAGCGTAAGGGACATCATGGATGGCTTGGGATCATCTAGATTCGAGAGGATACCTGCTAGAAGGATATACATCAGCGCTCTGATGTCAGAGCCCCCTATAACTATCGAGCAAGATGCGGATATCTCAGATGCAGCGAAGATAATGCTTGATAAGAGGATAGGTCTCCTTCCGGTGTTGAATAATGGGGAGCTCATTGGATTGGTCTCAGAGAGCGATATCATAAGGCACATGGAATTAAGAGGCGATATATCCAGCTTAATAAAGCGAGAGCACCCGAGGATAATGCCTAATGAGAGGATAGTTCATGCTAGAGCTATAATGTTAGAAAGAGGAGCCAGAATACTCCCAGTAGTTGATTCAGGAAAGCTTGTTGGTTTAGTAACTGAGATGGCGCTTGCAAAAGCTTTCTTTGAGGTAAGGGATAGGATAGAGGGGACTTACATGGATGATGTCGCTAGGAGGGTCATAGTTGAGGATATCATGCTCGAATCACCCCCGAAGCTCTCCAACGATCTGAGGAATGTGAAAGATGCCTTCTTGAGCAGCGGACTCCCAGCTCTCCCAGTAGTTGACTCAAATGAGAAAGTATTAGGTGTCATTGAGAGGAAAAGCTTGCTTAGATTACTCTAG
- a CDS encoding CBS domain-containing protein yields the protein MAKVRDYMTKEVAVVSPHDTIGKARNLMLERRVRRLIVVEGNEVVGVITATDIAKALARRGAPWRWRDPESSLVSRFMTANPVTIGPDESIFTASKVMRERMIGGLPVVEDSKLVGILSETDVTRFFEERMRGLYRAGDLVSDRYGVVRYDTNLKKVARMVASGKRVILVSGLDGKYEGIISEGELALWVPELAERYVLIPSRVGRRVSLSTKVKTASSIMKELRIKVTPEDDAGKAARFMLEWGLPAVPVFEGESLLGVVDKKEIVRVVSDAA from the coding sequence TTGGCTAAAGTTAGAGATTATATGACTAAAGAGGTGGCTGTAGTATCTCCTCACGATACTATAGGGAAAGCTAGGAACCTCATGCTCGAGAGAAGGGTTAGGAGGCTCATTGTGGTTGAAGGGAATGAAGTAGTTGGTGTGATAACAGCTACAGATATAGCTAAGGCCCTCGCGAGGAGAGGCGCCCCGTGGAGGTGGAGGGATCCTGAGAGCTCGCTCGTGAGCAGGTTCATGACAGCGAACCCTGTGACCATCGGGCCGGATGAATCGATATTCACAGCATCTAAAGTAATGAGAGAGAGGATGATAGGAGGGCTCCCCGTTGTAGAGGACTCTAAGCTCGTTGGGATCCTCTCAGAAACTGATGTGACGAGGTTCTTCGAGGAGAGGATGAGGGGCCTCTACAGAGCCGGTGACCTCGTGAGCGATAGATACGGAGTAGTCAGATATGATACTAACTTGAAGAAAGTAGCTAGGATGGTTGCTAGTGGAAAGAGAGTTATCCTAGTCTCTGGCTTAGATGGGAAATATGAGGGGATTATCTCTGAAGGAGAACTAGCTTTATGGGTCCCCGAGTTAGCTGAGAGATACGTCTTGATACCCTCCAGAGTTGGGAGGAGGGTCAGCTTGAGCACGAAGGTCAAGACCGCTAGCAGCATAATGAAAGAGTTGAGGATAAAGGTAACTCCGGAGGATGACGCTGGAAAAGCTGCAAGGTTTATGCTCGAGTGGGGGCTCCCTGCAGTTCCTGTTTTCGAAGGTGAAAGTTTGTTGGGTGTCGTCGATAAGAAGGAGATCGTCAGGGTGGTCTCCGATGCCGCGTAA
- a CDS encoding CBS domain-containing protein has translation MWSLIPEREEELKVRTKVSEVMNRNLITMRPDGTVYEAAKLMKENNIGSVVIMEGSELKGIVTERDLITRYIAVGDGRRPEDVKVSEIMTKDPVTIRDNTDIDEAARIMIERNIRRLIVVNYDGRVVGIISSRDILKVAPHIWFLLLQELRIAQSKVRGLI, from the coding sequence ATGTGGTCGTTGATACCCGAGAGGGAGGAGGAGCTTAAGGTAAGGACGAAGGTATCTGAAGTGATGAATAGGAATTTAATAACTATGAGACCTGATGGGACTGTCTATGAAGCTGCTAAATTGATGAAGGAGAATAATATAGGCTCTGTCGTCATCATGGAAGGCAGTGAGCTGAAGGGGATAGTCACGGAGAGGGACCTCATAACTAGATACATAGCTGTTGGGGATGGGAGGAGGCCTGAGGACGTCAAGGTATCTGAGATAATGACGAAGGACCCTGTGACGATAAGGGATAATACTGATATAGATGAAGCAGCTAGGATAATGATAGAGAGGAACATCAGGAGACTCATCGTCGTGAATTATGATGGGAGGGTCGTCGGTATAATCTCCTCTAGGGATATATTGAAGGTAGCCCCTCATATATGGTTCCTCCTCCTGCAGGAGCTCAGGATAGCTCAATCTAAGGTGAGGGGACTGATATAG
- a CDS encoding NFACT family protein → MKLRGMTGLEISHIIRELRRVEGSFIKKIYNIGESSFSLSFHPEVDGRREIFIDLRGFLFLTKLKWTKPQTPSPFVMVLRKHLENARIERVSQLGLERIVSFEFPRGMKLIVELFGGGNLILLSGDEIVAAQRRAEYRDRKIRAGEIYKLPPSLWQETPSLSREDVIRVLGRISPDEKVWKALIGFGLGPPYLNEVLLKLGIDAERKLSDLDLDALANEISELMSKGAEPTLYLDGEEIVEYSAFPLSHLEYERVSRDLLSDAVEDYYRSKGISVEDERISSLRREIERQISLKGEYERSYAQMKRIGDIIFSNIHEVEDALAQARSGGEHILIKRVDRESGKVIISLEGEEIELDIRKSASENASEYYDRAKKVREKALRIDKAVSTIMERLRQIESSLEERRLELSPKPRKKVRWYERFRWFYTSSGNLVICGRDAQTNSEIVSKYMDDDDLFFHVDMPGGAVVVLKAEGEIDQRSIEQAAIAAASFSRAWKEGLSYADVYYVKGEQVSKHAPPGMYLPKGSFYITGKRNYLRAKLELSVGIQETPDGMKLTAAPPDAPFICSVRIKPGSMSKEEAAIKIKNKLIELLSNVKIGEGAEVPADELTIDNIVRSMPPGKVRVEE, encoded by the coding sequence ATGAAACTCAGGGGGATGACCGGTCTCGAGATATCTCATATAATCAGGGAGTTACGAAGGGTTGAGGGTAGTTTCATAAAGAAGATCTACAATATCGGTGAGAGCTCGTTCTCCCTCTCATTCCATCCAGAAGTCGATGGAAGGAGGGAGATTTTTATCGATCTTAGGGGGTTCCTCTTCCTCACGAAGCTCAAATGGACGAAGCCCCAGACACCGTCCCCTTTCGTGATGGTTTTGAGGAAGCACTTAGAGAACGCTAGGATAGAGAGGGTATCTCAGCTCGGTCTGGAGAGGATAGTTTCTTTCGAATTTCCCAGAGGGATGAAGTTAATAGTGGAGCTTTTCGGCGGAGGTAATTTGATACTACTATCGGGCGATGAGATAGTAGCTGCTCAACGCAGAGCTGAGTACAGGGATAGGAAGATAAGAGCGGGAGAGATATATAAGCTACCCCCTTCCCTCTGGCAGGAGACCCCTAGTCTCTCCAGAGAAGATGTTATTAGAGTATTGGGGAGGATATCACCGGATGAGAAAGTTTGGAAGGCCCTTATAGGCTTCGGATTAGGCCCCCCTTACCTCAATGAAGTACTCCTGAAGTTGGGGATCGATGCTGAGAGGAAGCTATCGGATTTGGATCTAGATGCATTAGCAAATGAGATCTCTGAGCTCATGAGTAAGGGAGCTGAGCCCACTCTATACTTAGATGGTGAGGAGATAGTCGAGTACTCCGCTTTCCCTCTCTCCCACCTCGAGTATGAGAGAGTGAGTAGAGACCTACTATCGGACGCTGTAGAGGACTATTATAGATCGAAGGGAATATCCGTTGAGGATGAGAGGATCTCCTCACTCAGGAGGGAGATAGAGAGACAGATCTCTTTGAAGGGAGAGTATGAGAGGTCCTATGCCCAAATGAAGAGGATAGGTGATATAATCTTCTCAAATATCCACGAGGTCGAGGATGCCCTCGCTCAAGCGAGGTCAGGAGGAGAACACATCTTGATAAAGCGAGTAGATCGGGAGTCGGGTAAGGTCATCATATCCCTAGAGGGTGAGGAGATAGAGCTTGATATAAGGAAATCTGCCTCAGAAAATGCTTCAGAGTACTACGATAGGGCGAAGAAAGTGAGAGAAAAGGCCCTGAGGATAGATAAGGCTGTATCCACTATAATGGAGAGGCTGAGGCAGATAGAATCCTCGCTAGAGGAGAGGAGACTCGAACTCTCACCTAAGCCCAGGAAGAAGGTGAGGTGGTATGAGAGGTTCAGATGGTTCTATACATCCTCTGGGAACCTAGTGATCTGCGGAAGGGACGCTCAAACGAACTCTGAGATAGTGAGTAAGTATATGGACGATGATGACCTCTTCTTCCACGTGGACATGCCCGGAGGAGCTGTCGTCGTCCTGAAGGCAGAGGGGGAGATCGATCAGAGATCTATAGAACAAGCAGCAATAGCAGCAGCATCTTTCTCGAGAGCTTGGAAGGAAGGACTCTCTTATGCGGATGTCTATTACGTTAAGGGCGAGCAGGTCTCTAAGCACGCTCCTCCGGGAATGTACCTCCCAAAGGGCAGTTTCTACATAACAGGGAAGAGGAACTATTTGAGGGCTAAGTTAGAGCTGTCTGTAGGGATACAGGAGACACCAGATGGTATGAAGCTGACAGCAGCCCCTCCCGATGCTCCCTTTATATGCTCCGTTAGGATAAAGCCGGGATCTATGAGCAAGGAGGAGGCAGCTATTAAGATAAAAAATAAACTAATAGAGCTCTTGAGTAACGTTAAAATAGGAGAAGGGGCTGAAGTCCCGGCGGATGAGTTGACCATAGATAACATAGTGAGGTCGATGCCCCCAGGTAAGGTGAGGGTAGAGGAGTGA
- a CDS encoding archease encodes MGRRFLELEADVGFEVWAEDINSLFEEAALSMYEIMVDVEKVGRSVERSININAPDIEMLLHHWLSELLFITDVEGIVFSDFEVKISGNDLEGRAWGEFIDIEKHNPKTEIKAVTYHKLSVREEGGIWRCTVVLDI; translated from the coding sequence ATGGGTAGGAGGTTCCTAGAGTTAGAAGCGGATGTTGGATTTGAGGTATGGGCTGAAGATATAAATTCCCTCTTCGAAGAGGCGGCCCTCTCTATGTATGAGATAATGGTGGATGTGGAGAAAGTGGGGAGGAGTGTAGAGAGGAGTATAAATATAAATGCTCCCGATATAGAGATGCTACTTCACCATTGGTTATCGGAGCTTCTCTTCATCACGGACGTAGAGGGGATAGTGTTCTCCGATTTCGAGGTCAAGATATCAGGGAACGATCTCGAGGGGAGGGCATGGGGTGAATTCATAGATATAGAGAAGCACAACCCGAAGACCGAGATAAAGGCTGTCACTTACCACAAGTTGAGCGTGAGGGAGGAGGGGGGTATCTGGAGGTGTACTGTGGTCTTGGATATATGA
- a CDS encoding 50S ribosomal protein L3, translating to MPRRHGSLQYYPRKRAATQKALFRSYPELSVDKPTLVAFPGYKVGMVHVLLKEDRPGKLNFGQQITLASTVIETPPIEVVGFRAYKEDYYGLKPLVTAVRIEKKDPISRLLTIGDGVDNFNEALPKLEVAKVSEIRILSYTRPDLAGIHKKKPEFMEIPVKGGEMEERIEFAKSLVGSQLKVDSVFKVGQLVDVTAVTKGHGWQGVVRRFGVELLRHKAGKGRWRVGSLGSRHPPYVTWRVPRAGQTGYQKRTEYNKRILMIGDLTRGDIDISPRGGFKNYGILRSQYLLLSGSVPGPAKRFVFIRHPIRPKYAELPAPEIYYVSSVGWLRR from the coding sequence ATGCCAAGGAGACACGGCTCTCTGCAGTACTACCCTAGGAAGAGAGCAGCTACTCAGAAGGCTCTATTCAGATCTTACCCGGAACTCTCGGTTGATAAGCCGACTTTAGTAGCCTTCCCAGGATACAAGGTCGGTATGGTGCACGTCTTACTGAAGGAGGACAGGCCAGGTAAACTGAACTTCGGTCAGCAGATAACTCTAGCTTCTACTGTGATAGAGACCCCTCCTATTGAGGTAGTGGGTTTCAGGGCTTATAAAGAGGATTACTACGGTCTCAAACCTCTAGTTACCGCAGTGAGGATAGAGAAGAAGGATCCTATATCGAGGCTCTTGACGATAGGCGATGGTGTGGATAACTTTAATGAAGCTCTCCCTAAGCTTGAAGTTGCTAAAGTGAGTGAGATCAGGATACTATCATACACTAGGCCGGATCTAGCCGGTATCCATAAGAAGAAACCTGAGTTCATGGAGATACCAGTTAAGGGAGGGGAAATGGAGGAGAGGATAGAGTTCGCTAAGTCGCTAGTCGGCTCCCAGCTGAAGGTAGATAGTGTCTTCAAAGTAGGCCAGCTCGTCGATGTGACTGCTGTGACTAAGGGGCACGGTTGGCAGGGGGTCGTGAGGAGGTTCGGGGTAGAGTTGTTGAGGCATAAGGCTGGGAAGGGGAGATGGAGAGTTGGAAGCCTGGGCTCGAGGCACCCACCTTACGTCACTTGGAGAGTACCGAGAGCTGGGCAGACGGGTTATCAGAAGAGGACAGAGTACAACAAGAGGATACTGATGATTGGAGATCTGACTAGAGGCGATATAGACATATCCCCAAGGGGAGGCTTCAAGAATTACGGTATATTGAGGAGCCAATACCTATTGCTATCTGGCTCCGTCCCAGGACCGGCAAAGCGTTTCGTCTTCATAAGACATCCAATAAGGCCTAAGTACGCCGAATTACCTGCTCCAGAGATATACTACGTGAGCTCGGTCGGGTGGCTTAGGAGGTGA
- the rpl4p gene encoding 50S ribosomal protein L4, producing MEVPIYNLNGEVIGSIELPPLFELDVREDVIRRVYLSQLTARIQPQGRDPLAGLRTSAESLGAGHGIARVPRVKGRGYPAAGRAARAVMAVGGAKTKAPRSWKVIWERVNRKERRLAIGSAIAATSHPELVRARHRIPEGIALPIVVSDDIESIRKTSELYKLLERLGLGEELERCKRRFRKIRAGRGKMRGRVRQRARGPLIIYLREDSPLKLAYRNIPGVDAVSVRNLSVMHLAPGGKPGRLTIWSESSIRALEEVRIIA from the coding sequence ATGGAGGTCCCAATTTATAACTTGAATGGGGAGGTCATCGGGAGTATAGAGCTACCTCCATTGTTCGAACTGGACGTTAGGGAGGATGTAATAAGGAGAGTCTATCTATCGCAGCTGACAGCTAGGATACAACCTCAGGGCAGGGATCCTCTAGCCGGCCTCAGGACCTCAGCTGAGTCCTTAGGTGCTGGTCACGGTATAGCTAGAGTGCCTAGAGTGAAGGGGAGGGGCTATCCAGCAGCGGGCAGAGCTGCTAGAGCTGTCATGGCTGTAGGAGGGGCTAAGACGAAGGCCCCCAGATCTTGGAAAGTCATATGGGAGAGGGTCAATAGGAAGGAGAGGAGGCTCGCTATAGGGAGCGCTATAGCAGCTACTAGCCATCCAGAACTCGTCAGAGCGAGGCACAGGATACCTGAAGGGATCGCTTTGCCTATCGTAGTATCCGATGATATAGAATCGATAAGGAAGACCTCTGAGCTCTACAAATTGCTCGAGAGGTTGGGTCTCGGGGAGGAGCTAGAGAGGTGCAAGAGGAGGTTCAGGAAGATTAGAGCTGGGAGGGGGAAGATGAGGGGAAGAGTCAGGCAGAGGGCGAGAGGGCCCCTGATAATATACTTGAGGGAGGACTCTCCCCTGAAGCTGGCGTATAGAAACATACCTGGGGTAGATGCCGTTTCCGTGAGGAACCTGAGTGTGATGCACTTAGCTCCCGGAGGGAAGCCGGGGAGACTGACTATATGGAGCGAATCCTCAATAAGAGCTCTAGAGGAGGTGAGGATCATTGCCTAA
- a CDS encoding 50S ribosomal protein L23 — protein sequence MPKFFDPFKILKAPISTEKVVRMINEENKLAFYVDIKASKSDIKRAVEEAFDVKVVSVRTLITPTGRKKAYVKLSPEFKASDVASKLGVIG from the coding sequence TTGCCTAAGTTTTTCGATCCATTTAAAATACTAAAAGCTCCTATATCCACTGAGAAGGTAGTCAGAATGATAAATGAGGAGAATAAACTGGCCTTCTATGTAGATATCAAAGCGAGTAAGTCCGATATAAAGAGGGCAGTCGAGGAAGCATTTGACGTGAAAGTAGTGAGCGTAAGGACCTTAATAACACCCACCGGAAGGAAGAAGGCATATGTGAAGCTATCACCTGAGTTCAAAGCATCAGATGTTGCCTCGAAGCTCGGGGTAATAGGGTGA
- a CDS encoding 50S ribosomal protein L2 has product MGKRILVQRKGRGGIQFRSKDHLKIAPVRYPQDGMDNLLRGVIKEILHEPGRHTPISLVELENGQKFYYIPPEGVYEGQEIQIGKGAEVRTGNILPLSEIPDGSLVCNVEIRPGDGGKIARRSGTYAIVFSHEGDKVILRLPSRKEKIVDARCRATIGIVAGSGRIEKPFMKAGTKYYHERTHPKRWPVVRGVAMNPVSHPHGGGSHKRPGKPTTVARTAPPGQKVGHIAARKTGRAKRRVTTQR; this is encoded by the coding sequence GTGGGTAAGAGGATCTTAGTTCAGAGGAAGGGGAGAGGGGGTATTCAGTTCAGATCTAAGGATCACTTGAAGATAGCTCCAGTTCGCTACCCTCAGGACGGGATGGATAATCTACTTAGGGGCGTAATAAAGGAGATACTGCATGAGCCGGGCAGGCATACCCCCATATCACTCGTGGAACTTGAGAACGGACAGAAGTTCTATTACATACCTCCGGAGGGGGTTTATGAGGGTCAGGAGATTCAGATAGGCAAGGGGGCCGAGGTAAGGACGGGTAACATACTGCCTCTATCCGAGATACCTGATGGTAGTCTCGTCTGTAACGTTGAGATAAGACCTGGAGATGGTGGGAAGATCGCTAGGAGGAGCGGGACTTACGCAATAGTTTTCTCCCATGAGGGAGATAAGGTAATACTTAGGTTACCCTCTAGGAAGGAGAAGATAGTTGATGCGAGGTGCAGAGCAACAATAGGCATAGTAGCTGGCAGCGGGAGGATAGAGAAACCGTTCATGAAGGCCGGTACCAAGTACTACCACGAGAGGACTCATCCGAAGAGGTGGCCAGTGGTGAGAGGAGTAGCGATGAATCCCGTATCCCATCCGCATGGAGGGGGATCGCATAAGAGACCTGGGAAGCCGACTACAGTCGCTAGAACGGCTCCTCCTGGTCAGAAAGTTGGTCATATAGCTGCTAGAAAGACCGGAAGGGCTAAGAGGAGGGTGACGACTCAGAGGTAA